The nucleotide sequence CACTACTCCTCTTTATTACGTAAATGCCCCTCCCCACATGGGTAGTGCCTACACCACCATCGCCGCCGATTCAGTCGCCCGTTTCCAAGTGGGTCTTCTCATTTACTCTCTGACCTCTCTAGGGTTCTtgtaaagtttcaatttttaaatgatGAGTCTtgtaaagtttcaatttttatgTGATGGGTCTtgtaaagtttcaatttttaggTGATGGGTCATGTgaagtttcaatttttatatgatGGGTCTtgtaaagtttcaatttttaaatgatGGGTCTtgtaaagtttcaatttttatgTGATGGGTCTtgtaaagtttcaatttttattcATCTTGTTTGTGTAGAGGTTACTTGGCAAGAAAGTTATCTTTATCACAGGAACAGATGAGCATGGTGAGAAGATAGCTACATCAGCAGCTGCTAATGGACGCAACCCTGCTGACCATTGTGATCTCATTTCTCAATCTTATAGAACTCTTTGGAAAGAACTCGATATAGCTTATGATAAGTTTGTCAGAACCACTGATCCTAAGCATGAAGCTATCGTGAAAGAGTTTTACGCTAGAGTTTTCGCAAACGGTGATATATACACAGCTGATTATGAAGGACTTTACTGTGTTAACTGTGAGGAATATaaggtttgtgttttttttttgggattggTTTGTAGTTTGTGGGACAAGTTTATAGGTTAGGCTTTGTTTTTGGGATCTGTAGGATGAGAAAGAGCTGCTTGAAAACAGTTGTTGTCCTGTCCATCAAATGCCATGTGTTGCAAGGAAGGAAGATAACTACTTCTTTGCTCTATCCAAATATCAGAAACAACTTGAAGAAGTTTTGTCTCAGAATCCTCTTTCTGTGCAGCCTTCATACCGTCTAAACGAGGTTAGTCTTCAAGTTCTCTACCGTTGTAGCATTCAGTTAGTTCTTATGGAGTCTAGCTAATTCTGTTTTAATCCTTTTTCTAATAGGGTTTTTGTTTAGGTGCAAAGTTGGATAAAGAGTGGGTTAAGGGATTTTTCGATATCTCGAGCACTAGTTGATTGGGGAATCCCTGTTCCTGATGACGATAAGCAAACCATTTATGTTTGGTTTGACGCTCTGTTGGGGTAACCTTCTTCTCTTTTCCTTGGGGACTTATATATGGTTAGTGCTCATCATGTAATGTTTACTAAGCATCCAAATACATgtttttgtttaagattgtggGATTGAACTCTAATTTCATTTCTCTAATCTTTTCATTACAGTTACATATCAGCTTTAACAGAGGACAATGGGCAAAAAAATCAAGACACTGCCGTTTCATTAGGCTGGCCTGCTTCGTTGCATTTGATAGGGAAAGTATAGCTTATACTCATTTATCAACTCTAGTGATATTAAACGGACTCACCTtcaatatttacttataaatgaAACAACTACAGGATATTCTGCGATTTCACGCAGTCTATTGGCCTGCTATGCTAATGTCTGATGGTCTCAGTCTTCCAAAGATGGTGTTTGGCCATGGATTTCTAACAAAGGTACTTTCAAAGCTGATGGTTAAATCAAAGATTTCTTGTTCTTGCCTTTTCTGATATGATTGTTTCTATGGTTTATCGAATTAAAGGATGGAATGAAGATGGGAAAATCATTGGGGAACACTCTAGAACCTTTTGAGCTGGTTCAGAAGTTTGGTCCAGACGCTGTCAGGTACTTCTTCATCAGGGAGGTGGAGTTTGGAAACAATGGGGATTATTCAGAAGACCGCTTTGTTAAAATTGTCAATGCACATCTCGCCAACACAATAGGTTTGTTGACACTCTACTGAAACTAACTCTTTCACTCTCCCTTAGCCTTCTGAAAATGctttattgtgtttatcttcaGGAAACCTCCTTAACCGTACTCTTGGCCTTCTTAAGAAGAACTGTGAGTCTACTTTAGCCGTGGATTCGACTATAGCAGCTGAAGGAATCCCTTTGAAAGACACAGTGGAGAAGCTGGTAAAGTTCCAACGGCAATGCAACTTTGGTCTCTCTAATTGCTTCATCTAAACATTGCACCTTTATCTATTAAAAGGTTGAGAAAGCTAAGACAAACTATGAAAGCCTGTCATCATCAACGGCGTGTGAGGCTGTGTTAGAGATTGGGAATGCAGGAAACTCCTACATGGATCAAAGCGCACCTTGGATGCTTTTCAAACAAGGTGGTGTCTCAGCAGAAGCTGCAGCCATggtctttgtcttcttctttcactAAACAAAGGATATGTTATTGGTTTAAGGATCAAGTTTCAGTGACTGGTTTTGGTGCCAATGACTACAGGATCTGGTGATTATACTTGAAGTAATGAGAATCATAGCGGTTGTGTTATCCCCTGTTGCTCCTTGCTTAAGCTTTGAGGATATATTCACAGCTTGGCTAGTCAGTTGATCAAATTCAATAGCATTACATGGGTACCAAACGATCTCTTGTCATCTGGTTTAAACTAAAACTTTGTGAGATTTTTCTTTGGTTGTAatggttttttgttttgttttagggTGATACTAAGTGGGGAGGGCTTAAGGGTGGACAAGTGATGGCGCAAGCGAATCCAGTTTTTACAAGGATTGAGCTGAGTGCAGAGGAGAAGAAGGTGAAGGATAGTAATAAGAAGGGAAAAGCTAAGGTCAAAGTAGAGAAACCTCAGGCTGTAGCAGAAGCTTAGCTCATTCCACAGGATCGTGATGAACTGAATCTCTTATCTTCTCTGCTTCTTCAGCTTCATCCATTTAAGAATACTGTaaattatttggttttgttgagtTCCTCATAGTTCAGCAAATCATGTTTTTTACTGAGACTTTGTAAGAAAGGTTCAAAAAAGTAATGTCAAAGTAGAGCAACCTCAGTCCTCAAGAATGTATGCTGAAGCTTAAGCTTAAACTATGTATGTTGAGACTTTATAGTTCTGATCAAACTATTTCATCTTCTTTTCCTGATtgattcttttatatatatatcacatcaACTCCATAAACAAATGTTACAAACGTTTCTCTTTATGGATCACACACTAAAGGTGAAAACGAGAGCCTGTAATGAGGAAACAAGCGACTCTAAAGCCAGAGAAGCAGGAAGAGAAGGCGAGGAATAGAAAAGCAGCAAAACCTAAGCCAATGGCTACATCTGACTGCAAGCAGAAGGCTTTGTTGTCCGTACACGTGTCACCTCCCCTCATCGTTCTAGCTAGTGCTGCTGCAGCTGATCCTGCCGATAGCAACAGGTAAGAGAACATCTGCCAATAGCAAATCTTAAGTTATCACACAGTTTAACAGTTACTTTCAACTTCATGTCTTGTTGTCTCttttgttttactaatttaattggggttaattaagaaaaaaaaaacaaatttatcaataaaattaaaaaaagtttttatgaaaaacatataattttttttaaatataacatttatGAAACAAGAAAACTACTAAAGTACCTTGAACTATAAATTTAACCCCAGCATCCACTTTCTAAtactgaaattttaattttattcacaaaacaaCTAAAATATACTCCATCTACTAGTTCCCAAGTTTTATTCTTAACGATCGAAGCTATCTCATCATCACATGCATCCTTCCATACCTTCTCTTCTATGGCATTAGCAAACTCATATGGTTCTTGGTTCAATCGATGAAAAGATGGAGGGAAACCGATTCAATCGATGACTTCGTCGGCAAGATATCTGAAATTTCTTCAAAATCCGCTTCTTTAGGAGAGGATATCGATGAACCAAAACTGGTAAAGAAGTTTCTCTCAAGTCTAGCGAGGAAGAAGTATATACACATAGTGGCGTCGCTAGAACAGGTGCTCGACCTCAACATAACAACTTTTGAAGATATAATAGGACGTTTGAAGGCATATGAGGAACGGATAAGTGAAGATGAGACCAACGACCAAGAAGATCAAAACAAATTGATGTATGCGAGCTCAAAAAATCAAAGCTACCAGTCCAATAGAGAGTATAATGGACGAGGGGGACGAGGAGGAAGATTTTCTGGTAGAGGTCGTGGACGTGGGAGATACTACAGAGAGTTTGATATATCAAAGATCACATGTTTCCGGTGTGATAAGAATGGGCACTTCGCTTCATCATGTCCAGATAGATTACTAAAACTTCAGGAAGCCTATGAAAACAAGATCGATAAAGCAGAGGACACGCAAGAAGCAGATAGGTTACTGATGCATGAGGTCATCTATCTTAATGAGAAGAATGTGAagccaagagagtttgaaacaGCTTCCGACAGTGAAAGAGTTTGGTACTTAGACAACGGGGCGAGCAATCATATGAGTGGAAAGCGCAAATACTTCAAGACAATTGATGAAACTGTGACAGGAAAAGTACGTTTCGGTGATGATTCAAGGATCAACATTAAACGTAAAGgatctatattatttattaaccaAGATGGGTCAAAGAAGCTACTAGCCGATGTTTACTACATTCCAGATCTTAAGAGTAATATTATTAGTCTTAGGCAAGCAACTGAATCTGGATGTGAGGTCAGAATGAAAGAAGGATATCTCACTCTACATGACAAAGAAGGGAGACTCATTGtaaaagcaaaaagatcaatCAATCGACTCTACAAAGTGCCCATGGATATAGTCGATGATTATTGCCTACAAGTGACCACTCAATCTGAGTCAAGTACATGGCATGCACGTCTAAGAAACATTGGAGCAAGATCAATGAAGGCAATGATTAAAGATCAGTTGGTGTTAGGTCTTCCGAAGCTTACTGTCGACAAAGAAACATGCACTTCATGTCTGCTTGGCAAACAAGCAAGACGTCCATTCCCATCATCTTCAACATATCGAGCTGAGAATGCACTAGAGCTGATACATGGAGACTTATGTGGACCAATTACTCCTCCCACAACAGGAAACAATAGGTATATTTTTGTACTTATTGATGATTACTCTCGATACATGTGGTCAATATTGTTAAAGGAGAAAAGTGAAGCCTTCAACAAATTCAAAACGTTCAAGACCATGGTGGAAGCAGAGACAAGAGCAAAGATCAAAACACTAAGAACTGATAGAGGaggtgaattcacatcaaatgaATTCAAATCTTTCTGTGAGTCCTCAGGGATTAACCGACAATTGACAACTTCATACTCtccccaacaaaatggtgtagTAGAGAGACGAAATCGAACCCTATTGGAGATGACAAGAAGTATCCTTAAGCATACGAATGTACCAAACTATCTGTGGGATGAAGGAATCAGGCACTCAACGTATTTGATCAACAGAGTTGGAACCAAAGTACTTGAAGCATCAACGCCATATGAAACTCTCAAAGGACGTAAACCAAACATTGGGCATCTCAAGGTCTTCGGGTGCATTGGTTATGCTAAAGCTGATACACCACACTTGAGGAAACTGGACGACATAAGCAAAACACTTGTACACTTAGGTACAGAACCAGGGTCCAAGGCGTATCGGTTGTTTGATCCCATGACAAGAAAACTAGTAGTGAGCAGAGTCGTTGTTTTCGATGAAACCAAAGGATGGAACTGGAGCAAATCAACAAAAGAAGTCATTGATGAGCCGGGGAGCTTCAAAATTATCTTTGGAGAATATGGAAACAACGGCATAAGAGAAGATGAGGACTTGGAAGAGGATCAAAACGATGGACCAGtcataaaagaagaagaagaagaagaggaacaaAGCGAGGCACCAatgtttaaaacaaatacagagCAAGGTCAAGCCGAAGTTCGACGATCAACACGCGTCAGCAAGAAGCCTAGCTACCTCGACGATTACGTCTATCTAGCTGAGATCGAATGAGAGAGGCTACTTCTGGTTTTGAACCAGGGTCCAAGGTgtatttacttttggttttcttcccaaaaggcctcgtactatttagagttggacatctctttatatattagactctcCTTTGTTTAATTCTCAAATGTGagacttagtttgttatatcacattctccccttcaaactaaggatcacattcatcTCGTGTCCCACAACTGACTTTCAGGATTTTTCGAAgggtattttgtttttttttttgcagattttcgtcaaaccgctctgataccaattgttggaaTTGTGAAAtcccatgtccaactctatattgtccgattagtacgatatggTCCACTTTGGACCTAATTGACTAGCCctcatggatttacttttggtttccttcccaaaGGTCTCGTACTatttagagttggacatctctttatatattagactctcATTTGTCTAATTCTCCGAATTGagacttagtttgttatatcaCAGTTGAAACCTGGTTCTCATATTACACGACATTTCTAGTGAACATTAATTAAAGcaatatttgtataattattttttcaaagtGTGTGATTAGGTACACAAAGAGTAATGAATCAAAATCTTTATGTCTATCGTTTTCTTAAATGCTTTGTTAGAGAAACTGTTTCAAGTAATCAATGCCGGTGAAAATGATGTTCGAGCCATTCCTCCCACGCTTCCTTAAACGatcaaccaaaccaaaaatcTTCACATGTGTTTTTTGAACATTGGCTTATCTTCACATGTGTTTGGTTCCCTATTGTTTACCTATGGTTTAAAACAATTGTCTCCGAACTCAGAAGTCTAAGGTTCTCCGGTTCTCCCTATTGTTTACATGCAGCATAAACACTTGTCTTAACGGTCTAGGATTGGATCTGCGGTTTGGTGGACCTTGCGGTTGTGGATTTAATTTATATCCTCTTAACTGAAATACTttgaaaaacagaaaaaaactattttttaagaattaagatataaaacaacAATTCACTTATACATAGTttttcttacaaataatttGGAAAATGGTATAGAACAATCATATTGAATAAGAAAGGAGTTTCTTCTTgagttcaccaaccaataagatttagttatttaaaatttaatatattttaataaagaaacaaaaaaaaacaaaattcaagttattatgcttttaaaacaaataaaatagtaataattaccaaattttttaaatattgttaacgCCATCAACAAAACCTTAgaccctaaatcataaatcctaaacttctTGGATAAAACATAAACTCTTAGATAAATCATAATctctaaatcataaacattaaaCCGAAATCTTAAAAATCCTTAATTCTAAATCATGAACCTTTTGAGTAAATCTTAAACACCAAAAATTCATGGTTTAATCAAGAGGTAATGAATTAatgattaggatttaaggtttaggatttatccaaagaTTTAGAATTTACCCatggatttatggtttagaatttaagatttaaggCTTAGCATTTTGCTGACAGCGTTAacaatattaaacttttttttaataattactacttatttatatttattttaaattcacaataatttttttaaaaagatatgaatctgaaaaaactaaatcttattggttggtgaacctatatGTTCATCTCCTAAAGACTCAGAAGAAAGAAGCCTACCATATGGTAATTAATTTGTAAGGAGAATTGTGTTGAAATCAATATATAATGTAACTGATATATGAAgaagcttttatcaaaaaaaactGATATATGAAGAAGTTGATGATAGCCACACATAGATTTACTTACATGATAACCCCTCATCTATGAccattttttttacttcttcaTCGTCTGACAAATCTTTTTGTCTACACTATAATTTTTCTCGACGCTCTTTAGTTTTATTCATGAGTCAAGACATTTATACACTTCTTAAGCTCTCTCGCTTAgcttagaatataaaatatatagtcgCACGTACAAATATCATCagatcaaaacaaaattaaaaaaagggaATATGAAAACGAATCCATTAACGACTGTAAAAATATAATCCTAAAAGATGGATTAGATTTGATTCCACCACAATATTGAAAGACaacaccaaaaccaaaaaagaaaagaaaacaagctTTTGATGAGCACACAGATTCATCTGCTACTTCTTCTACttaccttctctctctctctcttagctTAGGATAGAAATTTCTACAATACATAAAAAGCGCAGGAGAGATGAATCATAGCATCTCTTGCGATCTTCTCACACAGCGACTCACTTTCTTCCTAAACTCTGCTCTGTTGTCTCTCCATTCTTTTGCTGCTTCCACATTGGCCGGTGACTCGTCGTTGGGGCCCGAGAGCATAGATATAATACTCAACACAATGCTTTCTACCTGCAATCAAACACAACAAAGACAAGTCCATATTCAAAAGTGTATCCAGTGGACTGAAGCTAAACTGGTCAAAGAAAACGAAATGAATTGCATACCGTGTGAACAGGGTTCCAACGTTCAGAGGCAAGCTCGTATCCATTAGGATCATCACCAGGAGGATGAAGAATCGATATGCAAACTTTTCCATCAGAATAAACTGCGGTTCAAAGGTTATCAACAATCAGAAGACTCGAATCCAAAAGAGACTTAGttacatttttctttctttcaagaATAAGCACACGCACCATTAGGATGCCACACCTCCGAGGTGAACTTGACAGTTGGTGGTTTATTCGGATAATCCTGTGGAAACGTCATAATTGCATTAAAGAAGCCCCCTTCACTGCAATTACAGATCAAAGTTCAACTCATTAGAGTTTGGTCCCATAACAATTGATGAATGAGTTAAATTAGTCTCAATCAAATACTAACATAAGTGGAAACAGAGATTAGCACAACAGAAGCGTTCATATACAAGATAATGAACCAGCTAAGAAGTTAATGCAAAACAAAAGATTCATGTCACAATGAAACCAATCAAACATAatgaataaatgaaaaaaactcaCTACAAGGTATCAGGAGGACCCATAATGGAAACGCTCCATTGGAAAACGTTATTCTCATCAACGAGGCCAGCAGAGAAACCATCAACCGGCTTCTTGCACAGATCTGAAAACAAACCCAAATTCAAAATCAGCCAAACCCTAATCGAAATTCAGCTCAATTCACACAAGACCCAATCAATCTCTAAATCAAAACCCAGATCGATAAAGGGAAAGCGAAACGGTAGACGAATCGAAGATAAAGGAGAGACCTTTGAGCTGTTTCTGTAGAAGAAGGCTTGCTTGATTCTTTGCCatcctagagagagagagagagagaggagtagATTCGGGGAGGAGAATGAGGGAGCCCAAGGTATATGGTGATATAATGGTAAGAGGGCGGtgctttttttttccagaataTTTATCTTTTCTACTGAATATCAAAtggaaatatattgtttttttttttgaacaacaaatggaaatatattgttaaatCAAGTAAAAAgactttttaaaagaaaaaaaatattcaataatgaTGTCCAGTTTAATTGCTAAGATGATAATACTCTTTCCGTTTCGATTTAATTATCGTTTAGGAAAAAAattcgtttcaaaataagtgtcgtttaaaagttttaatgtaaaatatattaataaaaattttcacttcatttttctattggttgaaatatggttaaatGTATagataattgtgtttttattttgaaaatacacaAAATCATACGTTTTATTAATCTGTGCGGATAAATCTAGaacaacaattaaaatgaaacgaagggagtaatatttttttaaagtggaTAATAATAATAgggaaaactatttttttagagcaaaaaaatggtaactatgtccctttagattaatctatattttgtgtcatattttcctataacaccctttaatatttttgaaaataaatttaataaatagttttacaaacaaaaaaaatttggaaaaatagtaacttttgataaaatacttatatgaacttagtgatattttttccagttataaaaaagttaaaattataaatttcatattatgttctaaataaagtagaaatgacattcaatgaagtagaaaacgaaatccacttttttcattgaatctacaatgtttagaatacgtgatctacatAAATAgaagtattctaaaaatatttagaatacacattccgcgcttaacctattgttctaaaatctttagaaatcaaaatctacacattaatataaatctaaaacacgtagaaaccgacttctacagatttactataaatctaaaacatgttgaaatcaaaatctaaacattactataattctaaaaaactgtaaaaaccgatttctacatattagttgtattctacggataagaaatcagttcctaaaaatatggaaacaaaatatttgggaatattcacttttatattttgaaaaaaaaatcgattttttttaaaataaaaaaaaaacgaaaaaggaacaaaaaaataagaaaaaaatgaaaaaggaataaaaaattacaattttaaagacattactgccattttgaaaaaaattagtctaatgggacataaagtagtatagattagaatatatttttgttgggaggttttaatagtttagttGGTATGTGACTGAATAATCAAAAGGCATCAGATTTGAATTTCCGAGACCATTAGATGACTTTTCTTATTCTCAAAAtactttttcatgttttttaattaattttttaatcgaAAGCATATAACTACTTACGATGATGTTCTGATTAGTTTAATCCAAGTGATTTTAATAAGACTAGAGccggtgtccgcgcttcgcgcggattacatatttaattaaagtatattaatatttgtgttAATAGATTCTTACACGTttgtggaagcaccgtagcctattggttaaggtttaaaggcttctacacccaggtctggggttcgaatcccagactatgcaatttattgcaaattacaggaaatccacgtttcaagtcccggagaaagcggtttattaaacaattatgcagactacagaGGAAAAGGCTtgcaagggatcttcaacatggtgcaaataAATCTGACcaggcgtggatcttcataggacggctcaggtgatgcagttaggcataggtcttcataaggcaggtagtattgtcggttgtcgaatcgtctatgtaatctttcctatATCATAACTGTAAGATCGTAATAAATCAACGTTAAAAAAGATTTCTACACGTTTTCCTGGGATTAAAACAATGGTGAAGAGGTGTCACATGTTTGTATAGAAAACAATCATCATCTAAGAATCTTCatcacaaaaatgtttttttttttgccaaagtaTTTAATTATTCCTATATGTGTCTTCTAGGGGTGAATGACGAATCTGTTGATACAGTTGGGAGCAtgaattttttattaagaaCTAATTGTGGTTTCtttcataatttgtatttttaaataaaaaacatattttactaataatgtttatatttgttttattagagttttgtaactataaaatgaataataatgtctttatttagtacttatataaaattatatagagatagattattaatttatgattatgatgggactatatattaatttggaaCAAATATTAAGCAACTCAATTAGATTCTTGCAAACCGGGGGAAAAGGAGTGGCCGGTCATGTCGTCTGTATTTTTACCTTTTCCCAagtttttaaaacgttttgtagcaataaacaaaaatcaaaacgtAGCATTTCATTTACATATTTGGAATCTTATCAAATAAGatgtaacttttctttttttgtgcgcttcaaatttaataagatgcaaatagtcaaaaaaataaaaaaataaatatatataaaacataatttgtattttatatttgttttattagagttttggattaaagtattaaattaatatatcaatactaataatgtTTTTGATTCAAAAATGTACTTGTAAATTCAAAATACCTCCCATAAGCGGAGGATCTTTGGCGGTTGGTTTGACCATGGTATTAAGGAACAATTGATCCTTAAACAAaggaaataatatttaaatgttagGCAAAGTGAAATGGTTTGATAATAAAACATAG is from Brassica napus cultivar Da-Ae chromosome A4, Da-Ae, whole genome shotgun sequence and encodes:
- the LOC106445353 gene encoding ubiquitin-conjugating enzyme E2 14, whose amino-acid sequence is MAKNQASLLLQKQLKDLCKKPVDGFSAGLVDENNVFQWSVSIMGPPDTLYEGGFFNAIMTFPQDYPNKPPTVKFTSEVWHPNVYSDGKVCISILHPPGDDPNGYELASERWNPVHTVESIVLSIISMLSGPNDESPANVEAAKEWRDNRAEFRKKVSRCVRRSQEML
- the LOC106449218 gene encoding methionine--tRNA ligase, chloroplastic/mitochondrial-like; the encoded protein is MARLNSSLHNALCLLKPFNTLLTTKPFSPRNSFRFSKRLASSPRRALHSTSTLESHENGETFVLTTPLYYVNAPPHMGSAYTTIAADSVARFQRLLGKKVIFITGTDEHGEKIATSAAANGRNPADHCDLISQSYRTLWKELDIAYDKFVRTTDPKHEAIVKEFYARVFANGDIYTADYEGLYCVNCEEYKDEKELLENSCCPVHQMPCVARKEDNYFFALSKYQKQLEEVLSQNPLSVQPSYRLNEVQSWIKSGLRDFSISRALVDWGIPVPDDDKQTIYVWFDALLGYISALTEDNGQKNQDTAVSLGWPASLHLIGKDILRFHAVYWPAMLMSDGLSLPKMVFGHGFLTKDGMKMGKSLGNTLEPFELVQKFGPDAVRYFFIREVEFGNNGDYSEDRFVKIVNAHLANTIGNLLNRTLGLLKKNCESTLAVDSTIAAEGIPLKDTVEKLVEKAKTNYESLSSSTACEAVLEIGNAGNSYMDQSAPWMLFKQGGVSAEAAAMDLVIILEVMRIIAVVLSPVAPCLSFEDIFTAWLGDTKWGGLKGGQVMAQANPVFTRIELSAEEKKVKDSNKKGKAKVKVEKPQAVAEA